The genomic DNA CTAAAAATTCAGTATGTTAAAATAACTAAAAAACAAACGGAGGTGTTAGACCATGGCCTTTTTATCGATTGTCCCACCGATTGTGGCCGTTTTGTTGGCGATCATGACAAAACGTGTTTTGCTGTCTTTGTTTATCAGCATATGGGTGGGCGGCTTGATTGCAGCAGGCGGAAACCCGTTCACCGCCGTTGCCAATACCTTCAATTGGATGAAAGATGTGATGACAGACCCATGGAACGCTCGGTTTCTTGTCTTGACGGCCTTGCTTGGATCAGGTGCTGCGTTTATGTTTAAAACGGGTGGTTCAGAGGCACTGATCAAAGTTCTCGAAAAGAAATTGACAACGAAAAAACGGGCTCAGTTACTGCCATTTATTTTAGGAATTATCATTTTCTTTAATGACTATGTCAACTCTGTCATCGTTGGCAATGCTTCAAAGGATGTTACCGCTAAACACAAGGTATCCAGAGAAAAATTGTCCTACATACTTGATGCAACGGCTGCCCCGATGGCGACCCTTGGACCTGTCTCAGATTGGATTGGTTTTCAAGTCTCCCTAATTGCCGCTGCTTTTGCCAGTCTAAGTATTGCAGGTGCTGAACCTTATTTTGCTTTTCTGCATTCGATCCCTTGGAATTTTTATGCCATTCTTTGTCTTTTGTCGGTTCCGATGATTATTTTGGGTAAGGATTTTGGTCCCATGGCCAAAGCAGAGAAGCGTGCTCAGACAACTGGGAAGCTTATCCCTGAAGGCGGGACACCGCTATCATCTGTTGAACATGACTTAGGCGAACCTTTTAAGAACCAATCGACAATCTGGAACTTTCTCCTGCCCCTTATGACATTGATCGTCGTCAGCCTATGGGGCCTGTGGTATACAGGCGGTGGTCCTGACGGGAAAAGTTTGATGGAAGCACTCGCCGACACCGACGTAGCTGTTGCTTTATCATGGGCCGCTTTTGCGATGACCTTGGTCGGTATTGTTTTAGCTATTTGCCAAGGCGTATCCTTAAAAGATTGTGAAGAGACACTACTGGGTGGGATTCGAACGATGTTGCCGGCACTGGTCATTATCGTTCTGGCATGGTCCATCGGAACTGTTTGCGAGCAGCTTGGAACCGCCGATTATGTCGTTCAAGCCACAGAAAGCTGGATGACTCCAGCACTCTTGCCATTTCTCATATTTGTTATCGGGATGTTCATTTCATTTGCGACAGGAACGTCATGGGGCACAATGTCCATCCTTACGCCAATTGCAGTTCCGCTTGCCTATTCGATTGGAGGCATAGAAATGGTGCATATAATCATTGGCTCCGTTTTTGCCGGTTCGATTTTTGGGGATCACATCTCCCCCATTTCTGATACAACAGTTATGGCTTCCATTTTCGCTGGATCAGATCACATCGCTCATGTGAACACACAGGTGCCTTATGCCGCTGTTCCTGCTGTAATATCAGGTGGTTTGTTTCTATCAACTTCCTTCATTCATAACGGATTGATTTTGTTAGTTCTGGGTATTATTGTACAGTTCTTAGTATTACGCTTTTTAGGCAAACAACATGAGAAAAAAAGATTGCGTTCAAATTCGGAAATTGGTTTTTAAGACAAACCGCAGCGATGTCACTTTCGCTGCGGTTCTTTTGGGTATTCATTATCAATTCCTTTTTCCTATGCGAATGCTAAAGTTCGTTGTATATTATCAGCACATTGCCCACACAATAAGGTCTGGGCTTAAAAAGCTCAACCATTTTAAGGAGGTCATGATCATGGCACAACAAAACCCACAACAGCAGCAAGCTCAACAAGCTGCTCAGCAAGCTCAACAGGCTCAACAGAAAAAGCAGCAAGCTGCTCAACAGGCTCAGCAAAAGCAACAACAAGCTGCTCAACAAGCCCAGCAAGCTCAACAGCAGGCTCAACAACAAGCTCAACAATCTCAACAGCAAGCTGCCCAACAAGCTCAGCAAGCCCAAAATGCTGCTCAGCAAGCTCAACAAGCTTCCCAAAACAAACAACAGTAAGTTTGTTTCCAGAAAAAAAAACCGGGATGGAGTGCTACACTCTCTCCCGGTTCATTCATTTAGAAACCAATCACATCATTCGCATTTTTCTTTTCGGTCATAGGCACATTAACGACAAAACTGCCGATCACACAAATGACGAGATTAATCAATAATCCCCACAACCCGCTAAAGATACCTAACGGTGTGAGATTCACAAAGGTCATATATGATGCAATAACAGCTCCGGCAAGCATCCCTGCAAATACAGCCTTTGTACTAAGGTTTTTCCAATATAGACCCAGAATTAAAGCTGGTGCGACTTGAATTAATAATTCAAATTTCAGAACAAATATCTGATAAAGTGTCGCTGGCGGGAACCATGCTATGAGCAGTATGATGGCCACAGCAACGATCCCCACGAGCTTACCGACTAGAATTTTCTTATTATCGTCCGCATCTGGATTGATGTACCGTCCATAGATATCCTTAGAGACAATAGCCGTCAAAGTCAACAATACGGAGTCAGCGGTTGAGACGATAGCGGCAATCACGCCGCCAAACAAAAGCACCATCGCCCAATAAAAGAAAGCATTTTGATTCGCAACCGCACTCGCCATCTTACCGACTAATTGCTCGGACTCACCATCAGTTAAATCAGGAAATGCGGCAATGCCAATAATCCCGACAATAAACACAACACCTGCTGTGAGAAAAGGCATCCACGCCATTCGGCCGAAAGAGCGCTTCAATGTTTTTTCACTTTTTGCGGAAAAAATACGCTGTACAGCATGGGGATAGACGGCCGCACCAATACCAACAAGAACTAATAAGCTGGCCCAGTTAACGACGCCCGGACCCTCTGGAACCCCTAATTTTTCAGGTGAATAAGCTTGCATATAATCCGCAGCTGTTGGAAGTCCGCCAAAATAAATAATCGCACCAATTAAAAGTATGAAAACACCGAATAACAAGGCGATTCCCTGCATTGTGTCTGTGTAAGCAACGGAACGCATGCCGCCAAGCCAACCGTAAATCAACATAATCACAATGAAAAAGACAACGGCAACTTGATAAGGAATCGTACCGCCTGTTAAGCCGGCGACACCTTGTCCAATAGCCACGAATTGTTC from Tuberibacillus sp. Marseille-P3662 includes the following:
- a CDS encoding Na+/H+ antiporter NhaC family protein, which encodes MAFLSIVPPIVAVLLAIMTKRVLLSLFISIWVGGLIAAGGNPFTAVANTFNWMKDVMTDPWNARFLVLTALLGSGAAFMFKTGGSEALIKVLEKKLTTKKRAQLLPFILGIIIFFNDYVNSVIVGNASKDVTAKHKVSREKLSYILDATAAPMATLGPVSDWIGFQVSLIAAAFASLSIAGAEPYFAFLHSIPWNFYAILCLLSVPMIILGKDFGPMAKAEKRAQTTGKLIPEGGTPLSSVEHDLGEPFKNQSTIWNFLLPLMTLIVVSLWGLWYTGGGPDGKSLMEALADTDVAVALSWAAFAMTLVGIVLAICQGVSLKDCEETLLGGIRTMLPALVIIVLAWSIGTVCEQLGTADYVVQATESWMTPALLPFLIFVIGMFISFATGTSWGTMSILTPIAVPLAYSIGGIEMVHIIIGSVFAGSIFGDHISPISDTTVMASIFAGSDHIAHVNTQVPYAAVPAVISGGLFLSTSFIHNGLILLVLGIIVQFLVLRFLGKQHEKKRLRSNSEIGF
- a CDS encoding sodium:solute symporter family protein, whose amino-acid sequence is MDLAFSGWSGVLVLLMYGLLMLGVGLFTYFRNRGIHESIDEYYLGGRGLGVMVLFFTFFATQYSGNTIVGYPPQTYRIGYEYLVTVPYFIVIIVAYLAFAPRLYVIGKKFNLVTPVDWLEKRFKSKSISILAAFLMLYALGNYLLEQFVAIGQGVAGLTGGTIPYQVAVVFFIVIMLIYGWLGGMRSVAYTDTMQGIALLFGVFILLIGAIIYFGGLPTAADYMQAYSPEKLGVPEGPGVVNWASLLVLVGIGAAVYPHAVQRIFSAKSEKTLKRSFGRMAWMPFLTAGVVFIVGIIGIAAFPDLTDGESEQLVGKMASAVANQNAFFYWAMVLLFGGVIAAIVSTADSVLLTLTAIVSKDIYGRYINPDADDNKKILVGKLVGIVAVAIILLIAWFPPATLYQIFVLKFELLIQVAPALILGLYWKNLSTKAVFAGMLAGAVIASYMTFVNLTPLGIFSGLWGLLINLVICVIGSFVVNVPMTEKKNANDVIGF